The DNA region GCCGAGATCGGGCGTGATCTCGACATGCAGACGCCAGCCATCTTTCACGCTTTCCGTGCTGGAAGGGGAAAGGATCGTGCCGTCGGCGAGCTGCACCGGTTTGTTTTTGATCGGCCCCAAAACATCTTCCGGCAAACGGCGCGGCTCGCTCCACGTGCGACCGCCATCGGTCGAAGTGATGAGCATGCCCCACCACGTCTGCGGCGACGGCCCGACTTTGTAGAAGAGCATCAGCGGCGCATCCTTCGGCTGAAACAGCACCGGATTCCACGTCGGGTAACGCTTCCCCGCGTGCTGCACGCCGTCCGCCACCTGCACGCCGGGCGTCCACTTCCCGTTTTCAAAACGCGCCACGTAAATGCAGACGTCCGGATTCTTCTCGTTCGTCCCGCCAAACCACGCCGCCAGCAGTTCGCCGCTCGTCGTCTCCACGATCGTCGATGCATGGACACTTGGATACGCGCCGGTGTCATAGATGAACTGACTGCTCACAATCGCCGGATGCTGCGGCGCCGCGACGAGCGGACCGCTGAGCGTGGCGAGACAAGAGGCAAGGAGGGCGAGGGACTTTTTCATAAAATGACGAACGAGGATTCTACGAACGAACAGCGGCGCAACCCGCAGCGATCTTTCAACGCTGCGAAGTAAACGCGTAGGAACCGGACTCGACTTGATAGAGCGCGTGATCGCCTTCGCGACGCAGGAATTTAACGCCGGGCCGATCGGCAGCGGCTTTACCGCCTTCGAAAACGTCCGCGCCATCGCGTGCAGGCACGAAGACCGTCGCGGTGGCATTCGCGGGCACGGAAACATCGAGCGAGAACTGCGCGCCCTTCTGTTCCCAGCGCACAGAGATCGGTCCGTGAATTGAGTCATAGCTCGCCTTCACCCAGCCGAGATCCGGCACCGGCTGCGGACGGATCAAGGTGTTCTTAAAACCGGGTGCCGCCGGATCGGAGACGATACCCGCCAGATCGTGATAAAACCACTCGGTGACCTGCCCGAGCATGAAGTGATTGTGCGACGTCTCCAGATTCGCGTCCCACGCCTCGGTGAGCGCCGTCGCGCCTTGTTTCAGTTGGTACGCGTAGCCGGGTTTATCCTCTTGCGTGACCATCTTGTAGATCACGTCGGAGCGGCCGTTGTCCGCCAGCGCGCGCAGCGAATAGCGGAAACCCACATCGCCCGTCGTCGTCGCATAGCCGCGCTGCTCGACGTCTTTCACCAGCGCGGAAAATACACGCGCCCGCTCCGTCGGGGCCGCGATTCCCATCACCAGCGGCAGCGAATTCGCCGCCTGCGAACCCGTCGCGTACGTGCCGCTCTCCGCTTTGAAAAAATGCCGGTTGTAGCTCGCGAGAATCCGCGCCGCCTTCGTCGCATACTCCTTCGCCTCGTCGGCATGACCGAGCAGCGCGGCCGTATCGGCCATCAGCTTCGCATCGAAATAGAAAAACGCCGACGCAGTCACCGGTGGCGGCGTATTCTGCGCCGGTCCCGCCAGCGCAGGCCCGACATCGAACCAATCGCCCAGTCCATCGCTCAGCACATCGTCCTTCGCGCGCCCTTCGAGCCAGGCGAAATAGCGTTTCATCGCGGGATAATACTCACGGAGTAAACCGGCATCGCCCGTGAACTCATACTGCTGCCACGGCACGAGGAAGAACGCCGCACCCCACTCGGCCGCCGCGCGAAACGTGCCTTTGAACACCGTAAACTCCGGCGCGATATTTGGGATCAGTCCGTCATCCGTCTGCCCATCGGCCATGTCGCGGATGCCCTTCGTGAAAATGCGGGCGACGTCATACTCGTAGCGGATCGCGGGACCGTTGAGGTGATACTGCTCGATCCAGCCGAGCTTCTCGCGATGCGGGCAGTCGGAGAGAACGGAAACCATGTTCGAACGCTGCGCCCAGCGCACCAGATCGCGAATGCGGTTGAGCAACGGATTCGAGGTCTCGAACTCCCCAAGCGGTTTCGCGATGGCGTGAACGACCGCCATTTCTAGCGAGACAACCGTCGGCAATTTCGCCGGATCCCCCGGACGCGGAACAGCCGCGATCGTCGGGCGACGTTTGAGATCTTCTGCCGGTACGAAATGCGGCAGCTCCGACTCGTCGCGAAACGTCTCCACCTTCAGGAAGCGGCAGCCGATGTAGTAGAACTGGGGAAACCACTCCTCCTCACCGTCAGTCGCCTTCGTGTACTGCCACCACGCATTGCCACGATTTTTCCCGTCAAAAGTGTTTCGGTTGATCGTGCCGTCCTCGTGGACGACTTCCGACGGCGTGAGCCGCACGATCGATCCCGCCGGTCCGCTCACGCGCAAACGCGGCATGTGCGACGCGTTCTGCCCAAAATCATGAACCACGGTCCCATCGGAAAACGTTTTCGCCGCGACGCTCTTGTGAACATCGATCACACGCAGCGGCTCGCTGCCGACGCCATGTCCGCGCAACTGCCCCGCCGGGCGCAGCAACACCACCGCGCGCTTCCAGTCCTTCGCCGCCGCGAAACCCGGCTCCGCCCAGCCCTTCGGCGCGAGACGCGCGTCATAATCCTCACCGGCGAAAATGTGTCCGACCGTGATCGGCCCGGATTTGAACCTCCACTCATCATTCGTCCCGACTTCCTCGACCGTGCCGTCTTCGTATTCGAGCCGCAGATGCATGATCGCGCGCAACGGCCCAAACGAGCCGGTCAGCTTCGTGAAGCGATCGCGGTGCGCGAGATTGTAGAACCCGTTGCCGAGCACGAAGCCCGCCGCATTCGCGCCAGGCCGCAGCAGCGCAGTCACGTCGTGCGTGTTGTAGAGCACCGTGACGTTGTAGTTCGTCCAGCCCGGCGAGAGCAGATCGTCGCTCACCTTCTTGCCGTTGAAAAACAGTTCGTACTGCCCCAGCCCCGTCGCGTGGACGAGCGCGCGCTTCAAGCCCGGCTTCACGCTGAACGCTCCGCGCAACATCAAAGACTCCGTGGCGGCGGGCGATGCGATCCACGACGCTTTCCACTCTTCCTTCGTGAGAATGCCCATCGTCCAATGCGCAGGCTCGCTCCACGCGGAGGGTTTTCCATCGCGATCCCACGAGCGCACTTTCCAGAAAACCGTCTGCGACGAGACAAGCGCCTTGCCGCCGTAGCTGACGAACGTCGTCCGATCGTTCGCCACGCGTCCGCTGTCCCAAAGATCACCGTCATCGCGTGCGAGCGTCGCCTCGCTCGAAGCGGCAAGGATCTGCCACGCAGTTTGTTTCTGCCCTCGCGCCGTACTCTCGATTTTCCAGAAGAGCCGCGGTTGCGCCGCGTCGATGCCGAGCGGATTCACCGCGTACTCCGTCCGAAGCGCAGCAACTTTGAAATCGCTGCCCGCCGTCGCGACCTCGGCCGCCGTCATCCGAATCAGTGAAAACGAAACGGCCATGCATCCGAGGCCGGCGAGAAAAGCAAAAGGAGGGAAACGCATGGCGAAAAAAAACCTGCGCCCGTTTTCACAGGCGCAGGAGGTTAAACAATACGGGTTAGAACTTGTACGTTGCCGACAAGAAGTAGGCGCGAGGAGGGATGGGCACGATCATGAAGGTCGTGTTGGCGTTCGCAGGACGCGTCGTGAAATTCTGGCGGTTGAACTGGCTGCTCGCGTCACCGTAACCGGCCCAGTTGAGCACACCGTCGCCATCGAAGACGTTGTTCACATTAAAGCTGACCGAGAACCGGTCGCTGAACGCCCAGCTCAGGAAGAGATCGGTCTGATCGTAGGCGGGCAGTTCGAACATATTGGCGATGTTCGCAGGACGCGCGCCCATGTATTTCCACGAGACGTTACCGGTGAATCTGCCGCGCTGGTACTGCGGGGTGAGGTTCACGATCCAGTCCGGGTTGTTGTCGGCATCCTGGCCGCCGATATCGACGATGAAGTCATCGCCAGGACCGTTGCTGCCGAGATTCCAGAACTTCCAGGTCGTCGCTTCGGCCTGCTGCCAGGTCGCTACGGCACGGACACTGAAATGCTCCGTGAACGCGTAATTCGTTTCGAGCTCCACACCGTAGGTCTCGACCGAGCTGTAGAGAGGCTGTAGCGAGTACGTGGTGTTATCCGTGTTGGTGCCGGTGATGGGCGTATTGATGATATCACCCAGCTTGCTGTAGAACGGCGTGATCACCGCGTTGAACGCGCCGCCGCGAAGCTTGTAGCCGACCTCCCACTGCTCCACTTTTTGCGGCACGGTGGCGAAATTGCGGATCGCGAAAGCATTCGTCAGGCCGATGAAGAACGAGAGGTCAGGCGCTTTTTCGCCATTGGTGTAGCGGAGGTACACCGAGTTATTGGGATTGATCGTGTAGTTCAACGCACCGGACAACGAGAGTGTGTCGAGATTACGGTCATAGACCCAGTTGGTCGCGTTGCGGGTGCTGATACGATTGTCGAAGATCGTGAGCGGATTGCCGTCGGCACCGCCGTTGGCCGGATTGAGCGTGCTGTTGGCCTGGCCGGTGTTGTTCAGACCGCTGACTTCGAGATACTCGTAGCGAGCGCCCCAATCGAGCGTGAGGCTCTTGTTGATCTCCCAGTTGTGGCCGAAGAATGCCGACGTCTGCTTCTGGACTGCCTCGTTGAGCGTGTAACCAGAACCCTCTGCGGAGAAACCGTAAGGATTGGTGATCTGGAGCGTCTGGCCCGCGCCGTAAGGACTGCCCGCGGCGGTGATGAGCGTGATGTCCATCGGAGTCGGATTACTGGTCACCGTGGAGACACTGCGGCCGGCCGTGGTGTTGAAGTTATAGGCATCCGAATAAGCGAAAAAGCTGCCGCCCGTGAACAGGTGGCTGCCGACGCGCTTGTTGACCGTGAACTGGTTCATCAGCTCCTTGGCCCAGCGGTCGAAAACGAGGGCGTTGTTGGACCACACGGCGCCATTCACGAGATCCTGGCGGGGCAGGTTGTTTTCCAACACGGTAAGACCGCTCGAACCCGCGCCACCGGAACCGTTATTGGTGCCGGCTGACTGGATACGAGCCATGATCTGGCCGTTCGTGCGGTCCTTGAAGATCCACTCGCCCGCTGGCACCACGCCACCGGTAAGCATGTTCAAATTGCTGAAGAGCGAACCGCGTGTGATGTCACGAAGCGCGACGCTGGCGCTCGTGTTCCACTGCGTGTTGCTGTCGCTCACCTTGAAGTTGTTGCTTATGATCCAGCCGCCAAAATCGTGCGTCCAATCCGCGCCGATCGATTTCTGCACGGAGTGCGCGAGGCTCTCAGGATCGAAGGTACGCTTCAGTCCCGGGGCTTCCGCGACATAGGAGAACTTGCCCGGGCGGTGAAGGTTCGTAGCACTTTGGTCGATCCCGCCGGCAACGCGCGGATCGTTGAAATCGTTGGCCGGGTAGAACTCGAACCAGCCGTTAACGTCGTTGAGGTACTTCGCGTAAAACGTCACCGAGCCCTTACCATAATCTTTGCGAACGTTCAGTTTGATCTGACCGCCATCGTTCATGCTGTAGCCGGGATTACGCGCGCCGTCAGACTTGCGATAGAAACCGCCGATGCTGTACGTCGTGCCCAAGGGACCGGCGCCACCGACCAGGATGTCGGTGCGGTAGTAAGGATTCTCCTCACCTTCCAAGCCGAAGCGCGTGCGCACTTCACCGCCGTAGGTGTCGGTGCCCTTGCGGCTGATATAGTTGAAAACACCGCCGGGCGCATTGGCCGACGTAATCGAGGCACTGCCGCCGCGCACCGCTTCGACGCGCTCGGTCGTCACGTCTGCGCGCAAAAAATAATCCGGGCCCCAGTTGCTGTAACCCACATTGGTCAGCGGGAGGCCGTCCTCCTGCATCGACACATAATAATAACCCATGTCGGCGTTGCTCGCGTTGGCAGAAACGCCGCGCGAATAAACGATGCTGCGGATTTCGCCGAGGGATGAATTCACGTACACGCTCGGCACGTTCAGCAAAAGATCGGCCGCGCTGTTGGGCACCAGCTTCGCGAGCTGCGCCGTGTTCACCGTCGAGACCGAGGCGGTGACATCCATCTTCTTCGTGCGCGTGAACACGCCCGTGACGACGAACTCTGCGAGCTCGATGGTTTCGTCTTTGGAAATCGCGTTCGCATCCGCAGCCGCTTGCGGGACTGCCTGCCCGGGAGCGACTGGCACGCCGCCCGCGCTCTGCTTCGAGGGATCGACCTCGATCGCGATGGAGCCGGTTTTCTCATCCTGGAAAACCGTGAGGCTCGTGCCCGCGAGCATCGTCGCGAGCGCTTCGCGCACCGTAAGCTCGCCCTGCACGGCGTTGGTCTTGATGCCGGCGACCGACTTCGTCGAAAAGATGATCTCCCGCTGCGCCTGTTGCGCGAAGGATTTCAACGTTTGCGCCGCTTCTCCGGCAGGCAGATCGAATTTTATTTTGGTCTCAGTCGCCGCCGAGAGCGATGTCGCACTCAGCAACGCAAACAGCCCGAGGGCTGGAACAGGCGTGATGATTTTAGACGCGCACAGGAACATCCAGGGCCGGGAAAGGCGCCGCACAGGAGTAGTCATTCGTTGGGTAGGGGGTTCGTTACTTGGGATGCGCGCACCGGCGCAAATCCTCTAAATAAATTTTTCAAAAACTGCGCGGCCGGTTTCACACGGCTGATTTTCACCGCGCCTGGCGGGCAGTCGGCGGCACGATCATCGCGCTCGCGCCGGTCAGCGCCGCCGCTTGCGCAGCGTCACCACATTCCCGTTGCGCTCCGCATCCACGCCGAAACCGCCTTCGAGCAGCCGGATGAAGCTCTCGATATTATCCGAACGCAGCGACGCGCTGACCTCGGTGTCGGCGAGCTTCGCATCGTCGATGACCATGCGGATGGGCGCGTTCCTGCGGTTGAATTCATCCACGACCGCCGAGAGACGCGCGTTGGTGAAATCGAGCAGCCGCGAATGCCAGGCGAGTTTCTCGTCGAGGTGGTCCACCCCGATTTTGGCCACGGAGATCGGTGCCTTGCCCGGCTGCATCGGCACCAGCGCGAGTTCGCCTGCCACCACGAGCGGCGCGGCCGCGGAGTCGTCTGGCGATGCCGCAATCCCGTCAGCTTCGACCGCCTGCGACTGCACACGGACTTTTCCTTCAGTCACGATCAACTCTACCGCTTCCGATTCGCGGCGTACATTAAACGCCGTGCCGACCGCGCGAAACTGCACGTCGCCCGTGATCACGATGAACGGACGTGCCGGGTTTTTCGCCACGCGAAACATCGCCTCGCCGCGCTCCAGCCGCACCTTGCGCTCGGTCGCAGTGTACAGCACAGCCACCTCGGCATCGCGGTTCAGCTCAATCACCGTGCCATCGTCGAGTGTGCGCCGCTCGATCGCCGCGATCTGCGCCGGCACGACCGCGGGCACCGCGGCAGGCGCATCGGAGGGGGACGGGCGCAGCAAAAAAAATCCAAACACGACCGCCGCTGCCGCCGCGAGCGCCACCTCGGCCGACCAAAACCACGGACGTCTCCGCTTCAGGCTCCTCGCCCGCTCCGGTTGCGGCGCGAGCAGATCGCGATTGGGCCGGAGCGTGTGCTCGGGCCGCCAGTCCGCGAGCATGTTAAGCCGCGTCCAATTGGCCATTTGCCGGTCGAGTTCCTGGGAGTGACCCGCTTCCGCCATGTACCATTGCAGGAAATCATCCTGCTCGGTCGCGGTGAGTCCGCGCTCCAGGCGCATCACCCAGAGCGCTGCTTCCGTTTCGATTTTTTCCGGCGTCTTCATCGTCTCATCATCGTCCAGGCGCTCACGCCTGCGGACGGTATCTCCTGAAAAATTGCCCGATCTTCTTCAACCCGATCGCCGCCTGGATCTCCACCGTATGCTCCGCGATGCCGAGCTCGGCCGCCGTCTCCTTCTGCGAAAGCCCATAGATCTTCCGCAGCGTGAGGATCTGCCGGCAACGGGTCGGGAGTGATTGGATCGCTTCGGTGAGCATTTCGAGTTCTTGGGCGCGGGCGACGGCGTGCGGCACATCTGCGTCCTCATCTAAGATGCCGGAGCAGTCGATTTCCGCTAAGGAATCTTCCTTCGCCACCTTGCTGTGCCGCACCCGCATCAGCGCCAGATTCCGCGCGATCACGAAAAGATAGGCCTTCGGCGAACGCACTTCCGCGTCCGTCCGAGCGCGCAACACCCGCACAAACGCCTCCTGCACGATATCGTCCACATCCTGCCCGCTGGGAAACTGGCTCGTCAGCCACGCGCGCAGTTGGGGTTCGTGTGGCTGCAAGTTGGCGGAAAACCAACGCGCTACCTCTGGGTCTTGGGGTGGCATCGAAAACGTCTGACGCGCACTTCAACCAACCGATGCGCTCAAGTCCGCAGCAAAAACAAAATTTCCAAAGAAAAATTCCTAGAGGAAATCCCCTCCCCGCGCATCCGCCGCTTCTGGCCCATCCTGAAAATCCCGTTAATCCCATCTAAAACTCCGGCACCCACCCGCGCCGCCTTTCCATCCACGCCCCGCACTTTCAGCTTCCCGCCCTTCGCCCTTCACCCTCAGCCTTTCGCCTCCCACATGTCCGATCTCATCGTCAACGGCGGCAAGCCGCTCTCAGGCACCATCACGCCCTCCGGCAATAAAAACTCTGCGCTGCCCATCGTCTGCGCCACTCTCCTCACCGACGAGCCGGTTCACCTGACCAACGTCCCCGACATCACCGATCTCAACAAGATCGTGAAGTTCATGACCGACCACGGCTCCAAAATCTCCTGGGACCGCACCACCGGCGAGATGCACGTCGACCACTCCGGTTTCCAGAGCGAACTCGTCAGCAACGAGCTCCCGCAGGACATGCGCTCGACCGTCTTGCTTTATCCGGCGCTCCTCCGCCGCCTCAAAAAAATCACCATCAACGCCACCGCCAAAGGCTGCTCCCTCGGCGTCCGCGAGATCGACCCGCACCTCGAAATCTTCTCCAAACTCGGCGCCGTGATCGACGCCGGTGAGCCCCTCGTCATCGCACTCCCCGGCGGTTTCACCGGCAACCGCCATTGGTGCGACTACATGTCCGTCACCGTCACGGAAAATTTCCTGATGGCCGCGTCCGTCGCCAAAGGCACCTCGACTCTCATCAACGCCGCGAGCGAACCACACGTCCAGGACCTCTGCGCCGCGCTCACCGCGATGGGCGCGAAGATCGACGGCATCGGCACCAGCATGCTCCGCGTCGAAGGCGTGGAAAAACTCCACGGCTGCAAAGCCTCCATCGCGACCGACTACCACGAAGTCGTCACCTTCCTCGCCCTCGGCGCCATCACCGGCGGCGAGATCCGCGTGAAAAATTCCCTCCCACACCACTTCGACCTCATCGTTCGCGCCTTCGCGAAACTCGGTGTGATCGTCGAACACGAAGGCGACACCGCCATCGTCCGCCGCAACCAGTCGCTCATCATCGAGCAACCCTTCACGTCCAATCTACTCACGAAAATCGAAGCCGCCCCCTGGCCGTATTTCTCCGTCGATCTCCTCCCGCTGATGATCGCGCTCAGCACCCGCGCCACCGGCACGATCCACTTCTGGAATAAGGTCTACGAAAACGGCTTTTCCTGGATGCCCGAGCTCGCGAAATTCGGCGCCCACGTCCTCGTCAGCGACCCGCACCGCGTAAATGTTTTCGGCTCCCGCCCGCTCCGCCCCGCCGTCGTCGATGCGCCCTACGTGATCCGCGCCGCCATCGCGTTGTACATGGTCGCCGCGAGCATCCCCGGCCGCAGCGTCGTGAAAAACGCCGACACCATCAAACGCGCCCACCCCCGCTTCGTCGAAAACCTCCGCGCCCTCGGCGCCGACGTGGAATGGAAGTGAGCTTGCGCCGTCTCTTCTCAGAGGTAGTTTCCTCACAGTGAGCATCAAGGAACAGGCCATCCGCTTGGTTGAGTCCATGCCGGACAACGTGACATGGGCGCAGGCGCTTGAACGCATTCAGATTGCCGCCGCACTCTCCCGCGCTGAAGCCGAAATCGATTCCGGACGCTTCGCCACCCAAGACCAAGTCGAAGCTCATATCGATTCATGCCTGCGCAAGTTATCTGGGCCCTCAGCAGCCTAGCCGACCTCACCGCCATCGTCAGCTTGATCGCTGCCGATAACCCGGCGGCAGCCCAACGAGTCGCCGCTCAAATCCGGGAGCGAACCCGCCAGCTCGAATCATTTCCTCTGAGCGGTCCTCACTACGACTTCACGCCCACTGGCGAAGTCCGTGAGCTGGTTGTACCGCCTTACCGCATCTTCTATCGCGTCACAGACGACGGCAAAACCGTGAGAATACTCCGCATCTGGCATTCCGCTCGCGGCACACCCGATATCCCGCGAGTTTAGTTCTCTTCATTCTATCTGCCGATCTTCGCTCCGCCTTAGCGCCTTCGCCTCTTTGCGATTCAAATAATCCGCCATGCCCGCTCCTGACTCCTCAGCCGCCAAATCTTCCAGCAAAGACAAAGGCCTGAACTACCTCACGACCACGCTCACCGCGCCCGTCTCCCCCGTCGAAGCCGCGCTGCGCCCGCTCTCCTTCGCCGACTTCACCGGCCAGCCCAAAACCGTCGAACGCCTCCAAGTCATGGTCGGCGCCGCCAAACGCCGCGGCGAAGCCCTCAACCACATTCTCCTCAGCGGACCGCCCGGCCTCGGCAAAACCACGCTCGCCTTCATCCTAGGCAACGAACTCGGCAAAGCCGTTCGCGTCACCTCCGGCCCCGTCATCGAAAAAGCCGGCGACCTCGCCGGACTCCTCACCAACCTCGAAGAAGGCGACATCCTCTTCATCGACGAAATCCACCGCATCCCGAAAACCGTCGAAGAGTACCTCTACTCCGCGATGGAGGATTTCCGCCTCGATATCATGATCGACCAGGGCCCCAACGCCCGCAGCGTCCGCCTCTCGATCCCGAAGTTCACCCTCGTCGGTGCCACCACCCGCGCCGGTCTGCTCACCGCGCCCCTCCGCTCCCGCTTCACACTCCAGACGCGCCTCGACTACTACGACATCCCCACGCTCATGGGCATCGTCCAGCGCAGCTGCGGCCTCCTCAAAGTCTCGATCGACGAAGCCGGTTCCCGCGAAATCGCCGCCCGCTGCCGCGGCACCCCCCGCGTCGCCAACAACCTCATCAACTTCGTCCGCGACTACGCCCAGGAACGCGCCCAAGGCATCATCACCCGCGAAGTCGCCGCCCGCGCCCTCGAACTCCTCGAAATCGACGCCGCCGGCCTCGACGAAATGGACAAACGCATGCTCCGCGTGATGGCCGAAAACTACCGCGGCGGCCCCGTCGGCATGAGCACCATCGCCGTCGCCGTCGGCGAAGAACCCGAGACCCTCGAAGAAGTCCACGAACCCTTCCTCATCCAGGAAGGTTACCTGCAACGTACGCCCCAAGGCCGCATCCTCACGACCAAAGGCTACCACGCCATCGGCCTCAAAGCCGCCGCGGGACAAAGCGGGCAGCAGGGCTCCCTTCTCTAATTCCGAAAATCTCTCAGACGATTCTGATCAACATGCGCTCCCATCTCGCGGCTTTTGGTCTGATGCTATCCAGCGCGGTATTTTCAGAGGCCGATTCTCCGCCTGGCTACAGCCCCGTCGCCGCAAACGAGGACGGCAACATTATCGCGCGAATCGAAGAGATGGATTTTTCCGCGCCTCCCGGGAGTGCCGATGAGAAAGTGCGCATTTCCCTATTCAAATATGATTCTAAGGAGAAGCGCTACGCCCTCTACCGAACCATCCAACACGTTGGTCCAAGCGCGCCAAACCTCATCCTACTCACCCGTAACGCAGAATTTTTGGTAGCGTTCGATTCGTCCGGACAAGTGGGGCGTGGAGAAAGCGTAGTCATCGCCTATACGGGAGAAGGTAAATTTTTGCGGAAGTGGTCTCTTGAGGAGATCCTTTCCAAAGAAGACATCGAAAGCGCTCCAAAGAGTGTTTCATCCACTTGGTGGCGGCGTGAGGCGTATTGTTTCGGAACCGACCAAATGATCGTTCGGGGCCCCGGGGAACGTGAATATAATGTGCGAGCGAGTCCGTACAGCTATGTGCTCGATCTGCATACTCTGGCGTGGAGGAAAGTTCGTTAGAACCTAACTGGTAGTTTAAGCGAGAGCCGACCCTTCCCGTTCTGCACTCTTCGCGCGCTCTGCGATTCAAAACCAAACGCGCCCGAACACACAGCCCTCCTTCGCGCTCCTTGCGGCCTTCGTGTTCAATTGCTTTCTCTCCGTGTCCTCCGCGCCTCTGCGGTGAAATATTCTGAAGCGTTCTGCGCCGACAACACGCTACTTCGCCCGCTTCAAAAACTTCGCCACGGCCTGGCTGCGGGAGTTCACATGCAGCTTCTCGTACATGCGGCGCACATAGGTATCAATCGTCGTCACGCTCACGCCGAGCTGGTCGGCGATTTCCTTGTAGAGATAGCCGTTGGCCAGCAGCTCCAGCACGGACATTTCCCGCGGTGAAAGCACTTCCATGCCTGAGCGCGGCGCGGGCTGCGTGAACGACTGCACGACTTTGCGCGCGATCGAGCAGCTCATCGGTGAACCGCCAACGGCGATCTGCTTGATGGCGGCGAGAAGCTCGGAACGCCGCGTGCCCTTGAGCAGATAACCCGTCGCCCCTGCCGAAAGCGCGTCGAAAATGTGATTCGCGTCGGCGTAGATCGTGAGCATCAAAAACTGCGTGTCCGGCAGCTTCGGCTTCAACGTGCGCACGCATTCGATGCCGTTGATCAGCGGCACGTTGATGTCAGTCAGGACGACATCGGGTTTTTCCTTCGGCAGATTCTCGATCGCGGACTCGGTGTTCGGATGCTCGCTGACAAACTCCAGCGTGCTGGTTTCCAAGATGAGTTCTTTGAGGATCTGCCGGGTGGGGGCATCATCATCGACGATGGAGACACGAAGTTTCATGGCGTGGACGCTGACTGTGAGAGACGGGCGGTGAGCGTGACAACCGTGCCCTGCGGCGTGGCGCGTGCAAAGGTCGCATCACCACCGAGCATCCGCATCCGCGAATGCATGTTTTTCAGCCCGTTGCGGTGCGACGTCGCCTCGATCCCGTCGGGAAGCCCTATGCCGTTGTCCGCGATGGTGATCGTGAGCGTGTGATCGGCGGCGATCACCTCGATCGAAACATCCGTGGCCTGCGCATGCTTAACGACGTTGTTCAGCGCTTCTTTGCAGCTGAGGAAAAGGTGATGCCGGAATTGAGTCGTGAGCGCGTGATGCGGCAGCGACTTCGGAATCTTCACACGACAGCGCAGGCCGGCGTCGGAGCAATAACTCTGCGCATACTCCGCGAGGTAGTTCGCGACACTTTCGAGATCATCGTTGGACGGATTCACCGCCCACACGATCTCGTCCATCGACTGGATGAGATCGCCCACAATGTCGTAGATACGGTCGAGCTGTGACTTCGCTTTATCATGACCGGACTGCGTGAGCAGACTGATGCGCGTGAGCCCGGCGCCGAGATCATCGTGAATATTCTCCGCGATGCGCGTGCGCTCCCGTTCCAGCGCGCGCTCACTCTCCAACTTCGCAAGCTTTTCAATCAACCGCCGATGCGAGACGTGGCGGACCACCACCACGACCACACCCACCGCGAGTGCAGCGGTAAACAAACGAAACCAGAGCGTCTGCCACCACGCCGCCTGCACTTCCACCGTGATCGAATCTGCCGACTCCGCGCCGGGCACGCCGGCGAGAAGCGCCGCGACTTCGAAACGATATTTTCCCGGAGGCAGCCGCGTGTACTTCGCCGCGCCTTCGCGTTCG from Nibricoccus aquaticus includes:
- a CDS encoding TonB-dependent receptor domain-containing protein, with translation MFLCASKIITPVPALGLFALLSATSLSAATETKIKFDLPAGEAAQTLKSFAQQAQREIIFSTKSVAGIKTNAVQGELTVREALATMLAGTSLTVFQDEKTGSIAIEVDPSKQSAGGVPVAPGQAVPQAAADANAISKDETIELAEFVVTGVFTRTKKMDVTASVSTVNTAQLAKLVPNSAADLLLNVPSVYVNSSLGEIRSIVYSRGVSANASNADMGYYYVSMQEDGLPLTNVGYSNWGPDYFLRADVTTERVEAVRGGSASITSANAPGGVFNYISRKGTDTYGGEVRTRFGLEGEENPYYRTDILVGGAGPLGTTYSIGGFYRKSDGARNPGYSMNDGGQIKLNVRKDYGKGSVTFYAKYLNDVNGWFEFYPANDFNDPRVAGGIDQSATNLHRPGKFSYVAEAPGLKRTFDPESLAHSVQKSIGADWTHDFGGWIISNNFKVSDSNTQWNTSASVALRDITRGSLFSNLNMLTGGVVPAGEWIFKDRTNGQIMARIQSAGTNNGSGGAGSSGLTVLENNLPRQDLVNGAVWSNNALVFDRWAKELMNQFTVNKRVGSHLFTGGSFFAYSDAYNFNTTAGRSVSTVTSNPTPMDITLITAAGSPYGAGQTLQITNPYGFSAEGSGYTLNEAVQKQTSAFFGHNWEINKSLTLDWGARYEYLEVSGLNNTGQANSTLNPANGGADGNPLTIFDNRISTRNATNWVYDRNLDTLSLSGALNYTINPNNSVYLRYTNGEKAPDLSFFIGLTNAFAIRNFATVPQKVEQWEVGYKLRGGAFNAVITPFYSKLGDIINTPITGTNTDNTTYSLQPLYSSVETYGVELETNYAFTEHFSVRAVATWQQAEATTWKFWNLGSNGPGDDFIVDIGGQDADNNPDWIVNLTPQYQRGRFTGNVSWKYMGARPANIANMFELPAYDQTDLFLSWAFSDRFSVSFNVNNVFDGDGVLNWAGYGDASSQFNRQNFTTRPANANTTFMIVPIPPRAYFLSATYKF
- a CDS encoding type II toxin-antitoxin system RelE/ParE family toxin; this encodes MPAQVIWALSSLADLTAIVSLIAADNPAAAQRVAAQIRERTRQLESFPLSGPHYDFTPTGEVRELVVPPYRIFYRVTDDGKTVRILRIWHSARGTPDIPRV
- a CDS encoding UDP-N-acetylglucosamine 1-carboxyvinyltransferase — its product is MSDLIVNGGKPLSGTITPSGNKNSALPIVCATLLTDEPVHLTNVPDITDLNKIVKFMTDHGSKISWDRTTGEMHVDHSGFQSELVSNELPQDMRSTVLLYPALLRRLKKITINATAKGCSLGVREIDPHLEIFSKLGAVIDAGEPLVIALPGGFTGNRHWCDYMSVTVTENFLMAASVAKGTSTLINAASEPHVQDLCAALTAMGAKIDGIGTSMLRVEGVEKLHGCKASIATDYHEVVTFLALGAITGGEIRVKNSLPHHFDLIVRAFAKLGVIVEHEGDTAIVRRNQSLIIEQPFTSNLLTKIEAAPWPYFSVDLLPLMIALSTRATGTIHFWNKVYENGFSWMPELAKFGAHVLVSDPHRVNVFGSRPLRPAVVDAPYVIRAAIALYMVAASIPGRSVVKNADTIKRAHPRFVENLRALGADVEWK
- a CDS encoding FecR family protein, whose amino-acid sequence is MKTPEKIETEAALWVMRLERGLTATEQDDFLQWYMAEAGHSQELDRQMANWTRLNMLADWRPEHTLRPNRDLLAPQPERARSLKRRRPWFWSAEVALAAAAAVVFGFFLLRPSPSDAPAAVPAVVPAQIAAIERRTLDDGTVIELNRDAEVAVLYTATERKVRLERGEAMFRVAKNPARPFIVITGDVQFRAVGTAFNVRRESEAVELIVTEGKVRVQSQAVEADGIAASPDDSAAAPLVVAGELALVPMQPGKAPISVAKIGVDHLDEKLAWHSRLLDFTNARLSAVVDEFNRRNAPIRMVIDDAKLADTEVSASLRSDNIESFIRLLEGGFGVDAERNGNVVTLRKRRR
- a CDS encoding RNA polymerase sigma factor, producing the protein MQPHEPQLRAWLTSQFPSGQDVDDIVQEAFVRVLRARTDAEVRSPKAYLFVIARNLALMRVRHSKVAKEDSLAEIDCSGILDEDADVPHAVARAQELEMLTEAIQSLPTRCRQILTLRKIYGLSQKETAAELGIAEHTVEIQAAIGLKKIGQFFRRYRPQA